Genomic segment of Zingiber officinale cultivar Zhangliang chromosome 11B, Zo_v1.1, whole genome shotgun sequence:
TTTCTGTTTTAGTCCTCGTCAATGCTGGCTTGTCATCGGCTGCCTCGCTCGCCTTCTACAACAAGTGCCGGGAGACTGTGTGGCCGGGCATCCAACCCAGCGCTGGCAAGCCAGTTCTCGCCCGCGGTGGCTTTCAGCTTCTTCCCAACCAGGCTTATTCCGTCAGTCTCCCCGACGGCTGGTCTGGCCGAGTCTGGGGCCGCCAGGGCTGCGACTTCCACCCCGCCAATGGACGCGGCCGCTGCGCCACCGGCGACTGCGGTGGTTCTCTCTTCTGCAATGGCCTCGGCGGCGCGCCGCCTGCGACACTGGCGGAGATCACCCTTGGTGACGGCCGCGCTCAGGATTTCTACGACGTCAGCCTTGTGGACGGCTACAACCTCGGCATGTCAATGACGCCCTTCCGCGGGAGCAGCGGGCGGTGCGGCCGTGCTGGATGCGTCAGCGACCTGAATGAGGTCTGCCCGGCGGGCCTGGCAGTGCGCGGCGGCAGCGACAACCGCGTAGTCGCATGCAAGAGCGCTTGCTCCGCCTTCGGATCCCCGCGGTACTGCTGCACCGGCAGCTTCGGGGGCCCGCAGCAGTGCAAACCCACGGCTTACTCGAGGTTGTTCAAGGCAGCGTGCCCCCGAGCCTACTCCTACGCCTACGATGACCCCACCAGCATTCTCACCTGCACCGGCGCCAGCTACCTCATCACTTTTTGCCCTCAGCGCTAGATTACTCACTTTCATAGTCAGTTGCTGGTAGTACTAGTAGCGTAGTGATGGTCTGGATCTTCAATCTAAAATATTCATCCATTAGGAGAAATGTACTAGTCGGTGAACTGCTATCTGCATCTCGTGGATGTTATGTGATATGGTCTGCCGCCGGTAGGTCTTTACTTGATCTTTACCTTGCACGTGCTTTTCTTGCAAAACTCGCTCTCCTGCTCTGCTTTGTTCTTGAGTAATTTATGGGGTATTATCATATTAGGTTATGGATCGAATTGAATCATCTTTTACCACATTTAGAGTTACTACGTTAATCAACCCTTGCTTGGGGTATTTTCTGAATGATTTTTCATTTGACTCTTGACAAAGTTTAGCATTTCTGAACACAATAAATCTAACTACCATGAATTAGTGAAAGAAAGTTAAATGTATCACCAGGGCTAGGGTTGCTTTCCCAGCGTAACTGATGGTCAATAAAGGAGCATTACTGAAAGTTACAAGGCTGTTGGAAAAAAAAAGTTAAGGTAAAAATTAAAGAGGCATCCATAAGGTGTTCTTTTCGGAAAAAGATGTgacttaacaaaaaaaaaaaaaaagtcacgtTAACTTTTTGAATAAAATAACCAGAGAAATGTCTACCTCACATAACATCCAGCTCAAAAAAACAAAAACTGTCTCACAGGACTCTTTCATGGGTAATGGAAAAAACACCAAAACGAGAACGGGTAAATGAATTGTCTGCCACAAGGTCCTACCGGCTGTAGCTGGACGTGGGCATCAATTTCGATGTTCACGTGATAGGCTTACCTTTCTGACAATTGCAGCTGGAAAGAGTTATATTTTTCACAATAGATTTCTAAATTATAATAAGTaaagtaaaataaattataaaattaatttataattgatTGACACATGATTAAAATATAGAAGAGATTTTTTCTTAATGATATATATCTATTAAGAAATTAATCCCttgtttaattataaatttttttttatatcaggCATCTACTTCGGTAATCAAAGAGCGTATTAAATGGCCTTTTCCTTATATCCCTTCactattagaaaatttaatttaaaaataatttttatatttcaaaTGTACGTCATCCCATCATATCTCTCAAACATTCTTTTTCATTTCATTGTGTTACATTGAGCTAtgtgcttttatatatatatatatatatatatatacacgctgGACGATGTTTTGTGCGTGATCGTGAGCGACGTGCAGACGTTGCGTTGCTAGCTCGGTTTttctataaataaaatattcctaCTATTCTCTCTCTTCGGTAGGTCTCTAAATAACATCTCCCTCGCCGTTCTCACTCTCCCTTTCTCGCTCCCTCCTTCAAAGTCCTCCCTCGAAACTCGTCCCTCGCTCCCCCTTTCTCGCTCCAGGCGGGAAAGTTTCTCCGGCGTCTTCAATCGCACAGCTGCTGTGAGCTCCTACCACCTCACTCCAATTTAATTTGTGTATCCACAACGTTATATCCTTCAAAAAGTGTATAATTGTATAAAGAAGCATCGCGTCGTTGAAGTTCTAAACGTTCCATCAACTACTTCACAGGAAACCGTCCTTGTAGCAGCTCATCTTGGATTGATCGTTGTAGAAGGTCGGAAGGATTTATGCTACGATGTGGAAGGCTGACGGTTGCAACAACCGCAAGTTGGAAGGATTTATGCTACGACGTGGAAGGGCGACGACTGCAACAACCGCCTGCTCTACTTCGGACCTTActttgctgctacaaggtgtagcagctacacggagaggtagctgctacaatgtgcagCAGTTAACTCTCCGTGTAGCTGCGACACCTTATAGCAGCTAACTTCGTAAGTCGTTTTTCTAACAACCCTATTTTCTAGCCGAGATTAATCCAGCAGCACGACTTTTCATATTGCTCGGTTTCCCCACAAATAAAATATgccttttattctctctccccttcgCCACTCTGTTCAAAAGTTCCACCGCTGaaattacccaaattaaaatctcccttgcTGACCTCGCTCCTCCCTCCCTCGccgttctctctctctctccctcgctaCCTCCCTCTCCGGCGTCTGGCGTCTGGCCGACCTCGCGCTCCCACCAGGAAAGTGtagtattaaaatctccctcATCGCACGCTCTCCCCCTCGCTCCCTCCATCCTTCAACGTCCTGCGTCGAAACTCGTCCCTCGCCCTCCCGGCGGAAAAGTTTCTCTGGCGTCTTCAATCGCAAAGCCGGCAGTGAGACCCTACCACCTCACtccattttaatttgttaatccACACCGTTATAGCCTACAAAAATTGTATAATTGTATTTCCCAATCACCTCGCCGTTGCTTTGCTTCTAAACGTTGCATCAACAACTTCGCAGGAAACCGTCCTTATAGCAGCTCATCTTCGATTGGTCGTTGTAGATGGTGGGAAGGATTTATGCTACGACGAAATTATGCTGGGTCGACGGCTGCAACAACCGCCTGCTCTACTTCGGACCTTACtttgctgctacaatgtgtagcaactacacggagaggtagctgctacaacgtgcagCAATTAACTCTCTGTGTAGCTgcgacaccttgtagcagctaacttcgTAAGTCGTCTATCTCGCACCcctattttctagcagagatATTAACGCAGTAGCCATACTTTTCGTATTGTGTATATCAACTTGATTCAAAAATTATTGTTGCTCACATTTTCCGCTGCCTTCAGCGCCCTTGGTTTGCTGTCCTGCTACATATTGtgaatggatatatatatatatatatatatatatatatatatatatatatatatatatatatatatatatatatatatatactcataataattatttaaaattatttatagtgCTTCAGCGCCCTTGGTTTGCTTTGCTGGTACACATTGAAGCAGCAACCTTGACTAATAACTTGCTACACCTGTTTGTAGTTGTATATCATCTTGcttaaaaaattatacaaaatgaTTTGTGATGCTGGCTCTCCTTTGCTTTGGTTTGCTGcgacacgttgtagcagctacttagactaataactgctacacaTGGTAGCAGTTACATCTACATGTAGCTGCCACAACATGTTAGAACTAAATCGGTAAGTCATTATTTTAGTATCCATATTTCGGTAAAAAAATTAACCCTTAAAGTATTTAATTGTCGTGTCCCTATTTAAACTTGCTTAAACAATGATTATAAATTATTTCCGCTGATGcagcgcctttgctttggtttgctgcgacacattgtagcagctacttcgactaataactaATAcacttgtagcagctacctctaaATGTAGCTGCCAAAACCTGTGGCAGTTAAATCTGTAAGTCCTTTTTTTAATAGCCATATTTTTGTTCAAAGATTATCAACtttgaaataaaaagatttaaaataatttccatTGCTGGAGCGCGTTCGGgttgctttgctgctacacgttGAAGAAGCTATTTtgactaataactgctacaccttgtagcagctacatctTCATGTAGCTTCAACAAGCTGTGGCAGCTAAAACCGTAAGTCCTTTTTTTAGCagccatatttttgtacaaagatTATTTACTTGAAAACAAAACAATTATTTCCGCTCCCTGAGCGCCTTCATTTTACTTTGCTGTTACACGTTGAAGAAGCTATTTCGACTAAtgactgctacaccttgtagtagcTACCGTGAGCGACATGTAGCTGCAACAACCTGTGGTAGCTAACTCGCGAGGTTAGCTACTAAAACGTTCTAACAGCTCTTTCTTCATTTACGCTCCAATAATATGGTATTCTGTATTTTCAACCAATAATAGTTGATAGCAATATCTGATTTTTAttaagatcaattaaatgagattctACAAGTGGTAGAAGCAACTGCAGCACGTTGAAAAAGTTAGTTTtcataagctgctacacgttgtagcagtgtGACGGGGCAAATAACCTTATCTACCCAATTACCTTTTTTCATTTATTGAGCTAATATATATAGTGTGCAATTACATTTTTACCCTCATAGTCCAAAGTTTTAACCCCTAAACTCGTCGTGTGACAACTTTTTCTAGGGAATTTCCTTGATAGTTCATCGGTGCCCCCACGGAGTGTTAATTAGTCAACCTCACCGCGACGACTTGTTTCTCATCCAAATCTTCGCCTCCATCATAAGTATTGTCTTAGGGTGTATCAGTCAAAGCTCTGCCTACTttgatagtttaaatttttagggttttgatctgTCTCATAGCTACTACAATGGGGTTTAAGTTTTTTAGGTCACTATTCAATGAGTGTTTACTTTAAAGGAAACAAGAGGTTCTAGCAGCTACTGCCTAATATACTGCCACAATCTGTCAGCATATACATAATATTTGGCTTATATACCCTGTATTAGCTTCGCAAGGGTCACGAGACAACAGTATATTACAAAACATGTACACATCCTAGGCTTATTTTATGGGAAGCATAAAGTCATTACAATCTGTGTATCAGCACGTTTACACCCCCACCTTGTCTTTAATCCAGTGTttgctattaaaaattttatgaccAACAAGGAAACTAAATTCTCTCATTCCAGCTTGTCCAAAATCTGGTGGCCGTCGGTACATTAAACTCTCAGCGTATCACATCACAAAAAATGCACAATCTAACCTGAAAGATACAGTTGATTTCACACTGTTAATATTATATTTGCTAGTGGAAGTATGGAGATGTATAAATATTATGATTAAACATATGTACTTACGATTTTACTTGTGTTGGACCCGGGATCGTAGATACCTCAAAGTCCCTTGAGATTAGGGACGGTAGCCCTAGATACTGATAAGTTATTAATTGATACATTACTTTTGAATTAATTTATGGTGTTCCCTATATAATTGCGCATTTTAATTGTCAATTTTACTCATATTCTTCAAACAAGGTCTTTTATGAGCTTTATGTTATTTTTCCTTCTAATGCATGCTTATTCCTCATTATGTGAATTCGGTCTTGCAGGGTATACATGGACTCATGATTTAAGTGGAGGCTTGGTTCAATCAATCAAATGGACTCCAAAACCCAAATTGACCTCAATTGAACTTGGACTCAAGTCACACATGAGTTTGACatgaacttagggtttaattagcCAAAACCCTAGGTATAAATGGGAAAttttggcacggtgaacagtgagcTCACGCTACtgttctgttggtgcgggtagcactaacggtctaacccaggttttgataaatgacaaatatgttaagttagttttgttgttgtctgacactttgatcaagtgtgcaggagaagtccagacaggtcgacgggctgaccggatgtctggcacgaagtccagctaggtcgacgggctgaccggatagctggcgagaagtccaagcgggtcgacgggctgaccggacgcttggcgagaagtccaagcgggtcgacgggctgaccggacgcttggcgagaagtccagacgggtcgacgggttgaccggacgtctggcaggtaagtgaggtaagtcactggaggggagtgactgcgaggacgcgttcccgggaagggaacaataggcgtcgatccggcttagatccatttcggatgtctaagtcgagatcgtgactagattctggtctcggaaagacggaatctaagtcatactatttgtgctaattcttactatgataaaatgtgctaacaatctgtgttgcaggatatatattgcctcggactaactttgttttgcaggaaaaagaagttttctggaacaaggtggtccgggcgcccggaggggatccgggcgcctggaggtccgggcgcccggaaggcaaattatatccaaacCAAGtcatcaccacgtggagcatctcggtttgagcagctacgtcgcattccaggcgcccggaaggaatccaggcgcccggaacagcatataaaagaagccccaggcaggagcttcataatcaatcaatctgagaactcttctactgctggtcttgctgctcgacgttcagtgcgacgccaacaaagttccgacaaagtgctccttcgtttttaatttccttgtcggtattgctttatttttcactagcagttcctgtgttcatttttgtaactatattcgaattgttagtgattgcccaacgaaagtggtcaaggaccacgggccttcgagtaggagtcgtcacaggctccgaacgaagtaaaaaacatttgtgtctattttactttccagcatttatactctagtttttcgaatcgatattcacccccctctatcgaagtggtatcagagctggtaccgctctgatttggtgcaaccaccaatcagactgggggtgaattttttttttttttcggttttcagttttacacTCAAACTCCAAACTagtttatcattttttattattttttttgagctaaattggtgcaacaccattctagatttttctactatttttctcttcccgcactactaatccaagaccaagtcttgggatatttttttcggttatttacctgtgcacagaatgtcccaacaagaaggattcagcacagtgcgacctccactcttcaacggggacgactttccgtactggaagaagcgcatggaagtctacctcaaaacagacttcgaccagtggatgagcattacgagaccctacaaaattccggcagacacctccgggaatatactggatcctgaagactggacagctgacttgaagaagaaggcgtcaacagaaaataaagcgatcaacactctacagtgcggactaacaagagaagaactaagcAGTCGGTCCACAAAACGCTAAGAGcgtgggacaaattgatcaagtgaacgagcgacgctaaggtaacaaaacgagacctgcttttaaataaaatttttaatataaaaatgcaggaaggagaaacagcgaatcaactccacgcgaggatcaaggacatcctcaacgggcttcatgcgataggccaccagatggagaatagagacttaataaggtacgcattaaacgcctttccacgtaatagtttatgggcatcaatagtggatgcctacaaaatttctaagaatctttctaaattaaaattagatgagcttttttgtgaattagaattacacgaacaaactaatgctggagccgagaaaggtatagctctatttgcaggttcctccaaagaaaagaaaagcaagcctgaatttgaagaagaatctgaccaagactccgaagacgaagaacacctggtgaacttggtaagaaaaatgttcaccaggagaaagaggagcttcagcaaaaaggaccttcaaaaaatcagctctccctcagaacaaaagaacgtgacttgctacggctgcaataaaaagggacactacaagaacgaatgcccaaaactgaagttcgacaaaccaaagccaaccaaaaagaaggcactcaaagcaacgtgggacgactcctcggacgaatcggaggaagaagagcagaaacatcgaGCCACCTCGCACCGATGGCCCGCGAAGACGAgtcagaagatgaagacgggtctgaacccgaaacaagccacgagtccgtactcgtttccgaaggcccgaatgaggtatattttaatttaaacaaaaaatttcttagaattatttcctgtttaaatagtaaattaaccaaaatagaaaatgaaaacaaatcacttcttgaggaaaatcaaaacctcaaggaacaaatctaaaattcaaatccaactcaagatctaacacttgaggaagagaatctatcattaaaaaatgatattaaaaatttaaaagaaatgctagaaaaatttacaacaagatcaaaaaatttagacttaatcctaaataatcaaaaagcatgttataataaaaccggactaggatataagtcgaattcaaataaaacattcaaataattaataacccaatacaaatcaaccaatctagcttgggttccgaaagcgtgtctgaccacgcaagtaggacttaatcaatattatatacctaaagaaaaaatacattatataaaatcgaataaaccaaaccaaaatccaaaatacaaacctaaatcaaattcaaaatctaaacagtttaaaaatcaacaaaattatcaccaagttaaccataactataaaaagaatcgacacaagcctaaaatcaaaatttaaattaatggccaataattcagggggaggctccagaatagctgacacctccaaaactaacttacccgacagggtaacccaaaacaaactaacccggcagggtaattagaattagagaccaagtttaacttgaatcatggtactggtgaagtttttggatgatagtacgttagggaagcttgggcatcgcatgttggtgcatttggccaagtggaactgaccgaagctacccttaaatgaatccctaaccagttagaccaagatttagtactaagttccgtggataggactattcggaaaacctcgaaaggttggttacttctaatgatgtccatgtgactcaccaagcttagaagtttatccgaagaatgcctatttgtggaaaccaaagctaaatctgaatctaacacacgttaaaccaaaactccataattaaaaatccaatctcatctcacgaaatcataggattccctgattgaaaatatagatcgggtgagatgaataaggcttcaattttaatttttaacctaaaaattaatttcaaaattttaattttaaacataaaaaattaatttcaaaattttatttttacgttaaaaattaatttcaaaattttaattttaaacttaaaaattaatttcaaaattttaattttaaacttaaaaaattaatttcaaaattttattttaaaaattaatttcaaaattttatttttaaacttaatttcaaaattttaattttaaaaacttaaaaattaatctcaaaactttaattttaaaacttaaaaaattaatttcaaaattttatttttaaacttaaaaattaatttcaaaattttaattttaaaacttaaaaaattaatttcaaaattttatttttaaacttaaaaattaatttcaaaattttaattttaaacataaaaattaatttcaaaattttatttttaaacttaaaaattaatttcaaaattttatttttaaacttaaaaattaatttcaaaattttaattttaaaactcaaaaattaatttcaaaatcttattttaaaacttaaaaaaaaaattaatttcaaaattttaattttaaacttaaaaattaatgtcaaaattttaatttcaaaatcttaattttaaacttaaattaattttaaacttaaataatgcatgctcaaaagactaactttaaatcctacttactgtaggaaaccaagtggattttggacagtggttgctccaaacatatgactggagatcacaccaagttcactcaactcacttacaaaagcctaggaacagttgcctttggaaacaacggcaaactcaaggtaattggtataggtaatattgaattaaaattagactttataattacaaatgttttacttgttgaaaattttaaatataatcttctaagtataagtcaattgtgtgatactaggtataaggtcaaatttctatctacagagtgtttaatcaaacatctagataatcctaccataagcctaaaaggttttaaaaaagacaacatctatgccatcaacttaaccatttcttccattaagtgttatttaacacaaaaagaagaaacttggttatggcaaaggaggatgtctcacaccaactttagaaatataagtaaactaaatggacttgtaaaaggcttaccaaagttacctaacttagattcaaccatatgtaatgcttgtcaa
This window contains:
- the LOC122033412 gene encoding thaumatin-like protein, translated to MEFGLTSLSCFLLSVLVLVNAGLSSAASLAFYNKCRETVWPGIQPSAGKPVLARGGFQLLPNQAYSVSLPDGWSGRVWGRQGCDFHPANGRGRCATGDCGGSLFCNGLGGAPPATLAEITLGDGRAQDFYDVSLVDGYNLGMSMTPFRGSSGRCGRAGCVSDLNEVCPAGLAVRGGSDNRVVACKSACSAFGSPRYCCTGSFGGPQQCKPTAYSRLFKAACPRAYSYAYDDPTSILTCTGASYLITFCPQR